A stretch of the Coffea eugenioides isolate CCC68of unplaced genomic scaffold, Ceug_1.0 ScVebR1_1691;HRSCAF=2586, whole genome shotgun sequence genome encodes the following:
- the LOC113755752 gene encoding uncharacterized protein LOC113755752 — MGVCVTKMEAYDHLKVVGFIKGYNNWIAHGELSNYNEATSNSENTSIGVSNGTNDMQDLVHDVFGIPHGTNELNREGDIPVSDAEKFYKLIDDSQQDLYSGCKNFSKLSFIIRLLHLKCLGKMSNKIFNTLVELLREAFPKAMTNLPSSYYEAEKLMNTLGLGYEKIDACPNDCSLYWGSAEKRTSCETCNELRWVASENDPTGEKRKIPQKVLWHFPLKSRLQRLFMSSKIASQMRWHEEKRTKDGCMRHPADSPAWQTFDHLHPEFAKDCRNVRLGLASDGFNPFNNMSSTHSTWLVVLIPYNLPPWMCMKQPYFMLSLLIPGPFSPGNNIDVYLQPLVKELTELWDFGIQTYDASQKENFQLHVALLWTISDFPGYAMLSGWSTKGEYACPVCHKFTHARRLTHSFKYCYMGHRRFLDSKHKFRKQAQFFDGTEEHGKRPPLQTGDMIVSELGDLQINLENL, encoded by the coding sequence ATGGGTGTTTGTGTGACAAAAATGGAAGCATATGATCATTTGAAAGTGGTAGGATTTATCAAGGGTTATAATAATTGGATAGCACATGGAGAACTTTCAAACTACAATGAAGCCACATCTAATTCTGAAAATACATCAATTGGGGTTTCAAATGGGACTAATGACATGCAAGACTTGGTCCATGATGTATTTGGGATACCACATGGAACAAATGAATTGAATAGAGAAGGGGACATTCCTGTTTCAGATGctgaaaaattttacaaattgatTGATGATTCTCAACAGGATTTGTACAGTGGTTGCAAAAATTTCTCGAAATTGTCTTTCATTATTCGTTTGCTTCACCTAAAATGCCTGGGTAAGATGAGTAACAAGATTTTTAATACGCTTGTTGAGCTGTTGAGAGAAGCATTTCCAAAGGCCATGACTAATTTGCCTTCTTCTTACTATGAGGCTGAGAAATTGATGAATACATTGGGGCTGGGTTATGAAAAGATCGATGCATGTCCTAATGATTGTTCTCTTTATTGGGGTAGTGCTGAAAAAAGAACTTCATGCGAAACATGTAACGAGCTTAGGTGGGTTGCTTCAGAAAATGATCCAActggtgaaaaaagaaaaatccctCAAAAAGTATTGTGGCATTTTCCTTTAAAATCTAGATTACAAAGActatttatgtcttctaaaattgcatctcaaatGAGATGGCATGAGGAAAAACGTACAAAAGATGGTTGTATGAGACATCCAGCTGATTCTCCAGCTTGGCAAACTTTTGACCATCTACATCCAGAATTTGCTAAGGATTGTCGAAATGTTAGATTGGGGTTGGCATCTGACGGGTTTAATCCATTCAACAACATGAGTTCTACACACAGTACTTGGCTTGTAGTTTTAATACCATATAACTTACCTCCGTGGATGTGTATGAAGCAACCGTACTTCATGTTGTCCTTGTTAATACCCGGACCATTCTCTCCTGGGAATAATATTGATGTTTATCTACAGCCTCTAGTTAAAGAATTGACCGAATTGTGGGATTTTGGCATTCAAACTTATGATGcatcccaaaaagaaaattttcaattgcatgTAGCTCTGTTGTGGACCATTAGTGATTTCCCTGGATATGCAATGTTATCTGGCTGGAGCACTAAAGGTGAATATGCTTGTCCTGTTTGTCACAAGTTCACTCATGCACGACGGTTGACTCATAGTTTCAAATATTGCTATATGGGTCATCGGAGATTCTTAGATAGTAAGCATAAATTTAGAAAGCAAGCCCAATTCTTTGATGGCACCGAAGAACATGGAAAGCGACCACCTTTGCAAACCGGGGATATGATTGTGAGTGAATTGGGAGACTTGCAAATTAATTTGGAAAACTTGTGA